In Apodemus sylvaticus chromosome 7, mApoSyl1.1, whole genome shotgun sequence, the sequence cacacatgtgcactcacataggTATTCCTAACAAATCAAATCAATAAAAGGAAACACTTACCTGAACATTTTtcacacagaacattttcttatattaaagaaatcccatggtcaggagacagggtggcttcctcttagatgctctctctcaagcccttcctgttaccaacctctttcccatgcttccagcccctttcttctactaccaggaaagtacagtccatgggcctcaatgattaggatttgaaaatgacaaattttagcTCAAGCCCATTACATACACTGCTTCACTcatagggagaaagaaaagacactgtctgGTGAAGACAAACAGGCTTCATATCCATGAAAACAATCCCAAACCCATCATCCATAACTAAGTATTTTCTGTATAAAGTGTATTTGTACATTGCTAAGAGAGCTTGTTCATCTTTGTGACAATAGTTCAGGGTTATCCTGGcttacactgaggattaaactcaccttCTGAACAAGTCATCCAAATCCTGCAAACAAATTAAGAGAAGCTTAGATATCTGAAGGAACAGCCCAGAATGTGgatctatatatacataaagatttttttagagatttatttattcattttatgtatatgagtacactcatGCTCCCtaaagacacaccagaagagggcatcagatcctattacaaatggttgtaaaccaccatgtggctgctgggaattaaactcaggactgctggaagagcagacagtgctcttaactgctcagtcatctctccagtccattaagttttatatcattatataaatatatatgtaaattttattatctttatataaCTGTCAGTCATTGCTACACCAATTCACCTTGCAAATATATATTCATGCCCCAGAGTCCATTGTGGACTTGCACAATGGAATGAATTCTTAATGAAATCAGGCTGTGAGAATATTTGGGAAGCATATGGGTAAGAATTATACACTACTTTGTAACATGCAACTGTCTGCAAAGAGGACATTCTTTGATCTTGGACAAAAAGCATAGAATACTTTCATTAAGGGTACTTCAAAATTGTGGCCTAACCCCTACATGTTGGCTCATATCTGCAGCTttagaattttgggtttaggGCTCATGAATCCTGTGAATACGAGGCCATTGTACACCACAAAAGAAGAGCATATATcaaatcccccacctcccaaagaaatatcaaaaacacagctttcaaacagaacaaacttATGGTAGACTACTTTAAAACTGCACTAACATCCAAGTAGAGGTAAAATGGCGTGTTTGGTAACAAGAATCACTTAATTTGGGGTTTCAAAGACACAAgctacaaacacaaataaatgagatattccatatggaatctgctgacacaatgtcaacaagcttgctctttttaggatattacagaaattatctctccagatttttcttaaaacctgatAATAAGTACAGGGGATATAGAACGGGATCTCAGATGTAAAAGTCATAGGTGTGGGCCTCAAATAATCAATCTGGTTCAAGCACTGTTCCATGCTTACCTGCAGCAGCAACACCTCAAATGGCTTCTGGGACATGGCCTTCAGCTCCTGATACAATTCTATTAGTTGACTCCTCTTGTGGACCATCATGGCTTCACTTTTCCTGAGCTCCTCTAAAAtaatattgctttgatttttcatacaCTCTATATATTGATTCTCTTCTTCATGGACGGGTGGATACAGTCTGCTATACTCTTTCTTGATCATTTCCCCCCGTAGGGCCACGTAGTGCTGAAGGAAAAGGGACATCCTAGATCACATCTGGAGAGTATTTGGTCCTTTCCATTGAATTCTTCTATGTTTAAAATTCACCTACAGGATCCCATCAGGGTGCTGCACATGCTGATTTACTGTCCCCACTTTTCAGAAATTGTAAGtcatttgattttatacatttcttcattattattagaagaagcaaacaaatccattcttttttcccttaccattttcttctgttaaatGAGATTCTGAGATATCTGGAAAAAAGGTTTGGACTGATAATATGTTCACTCAAAAATGCAActttgggccaggcagtggtagcacatgcctttaatgccagcacttgggaggcaaaggcaggcagagttctgagtttgaggccagcctggtctacagactaagttccaggactgccagagctacacagggaaagcctgtctcaaaaaaacaaaaaaagaaaaaaaaaagaaaggaaaagaaaaaatgcaacttTGCATATACATAGCAACCAAAATTCCAAGTGGAGTCATAGAGTCTGGTGTACTCTGCTGAACACTCAGAAATTCGCCCATTAATGTCAAACTTTTCTACCAGATGGCTAGGTGTTTCTGtgttcaaaattggattttgcctttaCAAATTTAAggtaaatataaaaagatttcCTAGCATCACATCCCATGTATAATCCTCAAATTGCAAGATATCTGCCTCTGGTTCACTTTACACATCAGTCTCATACCCACCAACCACTGAAAGATTGTTCTCCTCTCTGCATTTAGAGTCTCCTGCTGTTCTTGGATCTTcttcaataaagatgccatttgcttttcaagtttcagctgtaataaataaataaatgtcatcctTACATAAATAATGAGTTACCTGGCGGACAATCTCTAGCACTGAACACAATTACTTTAGAGAGGTTAGAAGAAAGATCACagtgctgtttctttttatttttattaactatgGAACTTTAGATTTCAGCCCATAGAATTACAAAATACAACCACCATGAGCTCAAGTAAAGTGATGGGCTGTAATTGACAACTGTCTGGATAATTAACATCCAACCCGGATCCCGGTTCTAAGCCGCTCATTCCAATGTACTTTTGGAATTTTAGTCTCATgtcattttcactttttaaagatgtaaatttacCATGATTATAATTTTCAGTGACATGAATATAATGAATCGTGAACCTAGAAAtgatatttatatgtatgcaccTCTCAAagaatgtttacattttatagtCATTCCACATTCCCTGCTTAAAATGTGACAAGATTTGGAGTACAGTGGATTCCTCAGAATCAGGACACGCATCTCCCTGTGGTCTGCTAAGCCTCCTTCTTTCAAGctctcagcctttttttttcagaaatattacttACCATTTGCATACAAGCACGTGCTCCAATAGTGcagtgtgtgtgacctctgtgatcctgggagtcaGAACACAATTGGCAGAGGAGGGCCATGCTCTCACCACAGAATGTCGTCTTTCTCTCCTTGTGGGTCATGCACTTGTGCTCCTCAGAAATCAAATACTTCATGAGCCTGTTTTCTCTCACAGTGGATACCAGAATCTTCATAGTGTTGTTATTAATGAATGTCCAATGGGATGGTTGCCTACATatagggcagaggtcagggattccAATGTCTTCCAAAGAAAAGATGAGACAGGccttgcagaaggtatggccacacCTTAAGAAGACTGGATCCATAAAGATGCCCTGGCAAATGAAGCAGGTGAGTATTTCGTGGGGGAGTTGTGAATtgtctgactccatttttctgaggggaaaaaaggagaattattattattggatcaGAGAGGAGTAGCAAGGGACTAGACAAAATGTGATTCAACTTATGATTAAATTCTGATTATGGCAATACAGACATATTATTTTTGCCCAAGAATTTTCCCTACATATTGACTGATGTGACACCATTCTAGATCTAACATCTACATTCCTCCTGAAGGCTTCAGCCCACATTGGTATGTTTTTAAAGGCCAGAGACATTCCTCtccaatgttgtagagaaaataataccatACGGAGGAGTAATCCAAGTCCTTCTGCTCCATAGGCCGGCCTTTCACTGCAGGCATGTGCGTAAAACAGCTCCTGCATTTGTTGTCTATCCAAGAAAATACACACTACTTCATGCCTTCTCTACTAAATACTTTTGTTTGGTATCTGactcttactttcttattattTAGATTCTACTGCCTCAACCCTTAGATCTTCatgggaaatatcactcacttcTTTCTGCTGCAAAATGCCTAAAATAAGAATTTATGCTGTCTCCTACTTCAAGGATATCAAGGTGGGGAATAAATGGTGGCGGGAGCTCAAGGCAGCTGTTCTCATGACttccaaaatcaggaagcaaacagcaaaggaaagcttgctcctcagctccccttccccctttttcctcATTGGAGCCCTCAACCCATGGGCTGGAGGAATGATCTCACCAACATTTAGTGTGGTTCTTCCCAATTGAATGAATCTAATCCAatagattttcaaaaatatatcagtTAATTTCTATAGCAAACCTGCTCCCCTCAGGTTGAACACAAGGggaattcttttttaagattatttatattttatatatgttagtacactgtcattgtcgtcagacacaccagaagagggcttcggaTCCCGATTAAAGATggttgtggctgctgggaattgaactcaggacttctggaagatcagtcagtgctcctaactgctgagccatctctccagccaacgGCAATTCTTTGTAGATACTTGTTTACTTCCTCATTTCTAAGTGAGGCTTGGTTATCTAACCAACAGGTACACATTTCCAATCTCTTTTAACTTTCACATATAGAAATAATCTCAGGCCCAgcagtggtgatgcatacctttaatcccagcacttgggaggcagaggcaggcagatttgagttcaaggtcagccttgtctacagattcagttccaggatacccaaggctatctacatagagaaatcctgtctcaaaaaaaaagaataaaagaaaagaaaagaaagaaaagtaaagaaagaaaagtgaaaagaaaaggaagaaagaaataaaagaaagaaagaatctcagtttgaTTGCAACAaatttttgtcaaaataattaagctACTACAGTTGGACATACAGGGAATCAAATGGGTTTAGCTGGAGGTTTGGTGTATTTCCAATTCCACTATCAATATTATCAACAATTGGATTAGCAAAAACATTGGGACTTTAATGCTGCCTTCCTTAATTTAGTTAATGGTTATGTTTTCCTTTGGCAtgtttttttttgtacattagaCATTTCactacaaaacaagaacacaaaGATAACCCAGATgaaatacagaaatgaaaaattgcaCCAGATTTTAACCAGAATGTACTCTTATGAATAAGAGAGTGGTTAGTTTTCTCTACTTTAATTACATGTAACCTTCTAATCTAACATACCCAACACTAGCAGGAATAGCCAATTCTACCATGATCGTACACTTAAGTACCCATTTATACTGTGAGATCTTCCCTcctgtaatttattttattttattttggggggttttttggatttggtttttttcgagacagggtttctctgtatagccctggctatccaggaactcactctgtagaccaggcttgccttgaactcaaatctgcctgcctctgcctcccaagtgctgggattaaaggtgtgcaccaccaacgccTGGCTTCTCCTGTAATTTGtaacagaagaacaaagaaaagtcTTTTGCTGAAAATTGAGTTTTTATTTCTATACTTTCCTAGATATCTTTAAATTCCAATGTCCTTAAACTATTCAGGGCATTTGTTAAGCATAAAATGctcttgaaatatttaaaatttagacaaagcacaaaattgaaaagtatcatgAAACTATCTTTCAATATAATACATCAGATCAACTAAAATGTGCATactgataaatttaaaattatctataacCTTAAGCCACATtatatcccaagaaagaaatccaaaggcAAACTGAATCAAGTTTTGCTGAATAGCAAAATATAACTTCTAAGCAAACACCTGTTTTTATTCAGTTAAAAATAGAGACTATGAaggaattttctcttgtaaattgtGCACTTACCCAAGCAATTATCCCCGTGCTCAGCAATGCTTGGTAGCAATACAATACTGgctcagttctgagatcagatcctcaGAGCGCAGGGGTCTAGCAGTGTCTGGACCGGAAGGTTGAAAGCACACTGTGGTCTGATCTGAAATAGAATGAATCTGGTGGGCCATAGGACTGTGCTTAGAGTCTCGAAAGGCCACTCCCACTTCCGCCCATGGTGGCTTTTACTGATGCTTCCAATGGGTGAGCTTCTCTAAGTGGGATTATCTAAATGGATTGGAAGATTGAACTAACACCTTGACCAATCTCCACAAGCAAATCTCCCCCAAGGGATTTGCTGAATCACTGTATAGTTTattgtggtagctcacacctttacccAGAGTTCACGGAATTAGAATGCTGAACCAGGAGGATTTCTAGTTAAAGGCTTTCCTAGAATGTGCAGTGagaaattttctaaagaaaaatattagtaaTTTTACAACACTGTTTTACTGTAACTACATATTATGCAATGTGCTTATACTTTGATACTTTGATTTTCATCAATGGTGACATCATTAATCTCTCATTCTAACAAATATCAACATGAACATCTTTTTAGTTCTTTGGAGGATTTTTACAACTTCTTTTGCTCATATTGATCTCAACTGCTACCTCTTCCAAGTCTACCCCATTTACTAACTCGACTTTCGGTTCTAAAAGGTGGAAAATGCATGAATCTCCCTCTGTCTACTTTTGACTGCGTATAGTGACAGTAGACTTCAAAGATGCCTAGCTCCCAATCTGTTGAGTTCACATTAACCAAACAGTTGTGTGTTAATGTTGTAGATGTGAAATAACTAGGAACCTTCCACATCTCAGTCAGGCTTTTGCATGCTTTGCATCtggatggtttattttttaatatgttcttagttAAAATAAATTCCATAGTTTttcatctctcttcctttcttacagGTCCTTCACAGAGGTGGTTACCAGAGCTTCAGCTAGGATTTTAGGTAGATTCTCAAAGTTCAAAATGTCATGGTTTGGGTagtttttttcctcctcaaatgATTTAGTCAAGAGGGGAAAAATCCTCACAAGAAAAATTCTAGCCACTTGAGTTAtacttaattccagatgtagtcaaattacTATCAAGAACAGTCATCACAA encodes:
- the LOC127690206 gene encoding tripartite motif-containing protein 43C-like, with the translated sequence MESDNSQLPHEILTCFICQGIFMDPVFLRCGHTFCKACLIFSLEDIGIPDLCPICRQPSHWTFINNNTMKILVSTVRENRLMKYLISEEHKCMTHKERKTTFCGESMALLCQLCSDSQDHRGHTHCTIGARACMQMLKLEKQMASLLKKIQEQQETLNAERRTIFQWLHYVALRGEMIKKEYSRLYPPVHEEENQYIECMKNQSNIILEELRKSEAMMVHKRSQLIELYQELKAMSQKPFEVLLLQDLDDLFRRSESVQLTQGMKPKLSAQPNTGLTVRFNYFQVKIFFQNLIIFNCNPSLLFDVRRFTSRPYNENPVLAVPGSYRASWGAESFTTGKYYWELDLKDHEQWAVGVCNNVWLKKRNFEIGSEGAFLLVCLKDDDQYSLLTTCPTFHHHIEKPTGQVGVFLDCEGGCVSFLDVAKSSLIYSYCPGTFHCTVRPYYCTVYT